Proteins from a genomic interval of Equus quagga isolate Etosha38 chromosome 13, UCLA_HA_Equagga_1.0, whole genome shotgun sequence:
- the LOC124251534 gene encoding vomeronasal type-1 receptor 4-like — MTSKDVAIGMIFLTQSVFGILGNFSLLYHYIFLHSTGSRLRSTDLIIKHLIVANSLVLLSKGVPQTMAAFGLKDFFNDIRCKLVFYLHRVGRGVSIGSTCLLSIFQAIMISPRHSIWAELKVKAPKHIGSCIFSCWILHMLVNIIFPMYVTGIWNKTNITMKKDLGDCSGVSNNKITLSLYAALLSFPDVFCLGLMLWASANMILILYRHKQKVQHIHRTDISLRSSPESRATQSILVLVSTFVSFYTLSSIFQVCITLLNNPGQLLVNITALINGCFPTISPFVLMRHGFSVYRLCFVWIRNTKSPNLITNM; from the coding sequence ATGACATCCAAGGATGTGGCAATAGGAATGATCTTCTTAACGCAAAGTGTATTTGGAATCCTTgggaatttctctcttctttaccaTTATATCTTCCTTCACTCCACGGGGAGCAGATTAAGGTCCACAGATCTGATTATTAAGCACCTGATTGTAGCCAACTCTTTAGTCCTCCTCTCTAAAGGAGTCCCCCAGACAATGGCAGCTTTTGGTTTGAAAGATTTCTTCAATGATATCAGATGCAAACTTGTTTTCTATCTTCATAGAGTGGGTAGGGGTGTGTCCATTGGCAGCACCTGCCTCTTGAGTATCTTCCAGGCCATCATGATCAGCCCCAGACACTCTATATGGGCAGAACTTAAAGTGAAAGCTCCCAAGCACATTGGCTCCTGTATTTTCTCGTGCTGGATCCTGCATATGCtggtaaatataatttttcctatGTATGTGACTGGCATATGGAACAAAACAAACATCACAATGAAAAAGGATTTGGGTGACTGTTCTGGGGTAAGTAATAACAAAATCACACTATCACTATATGCAGCATTGTTATCATTCCCTGATGTTTTCTGTTTGGGGCTCATGCTCTGGGCCAGTGCCAACATGATTTTAATCCTGTACAGACACAAGCAGAAGGTCCAACACATTCATAGGACTGACATCTCCCTCAGATCGTCCCCTGAGTCCAGAGCTACCCAGAGCATCCTTGTTCTGGTGAGCACCTTTGTATCATTTTACactctctcctccatcttccaagTCTGTATTACTCTTCTTAATAATCCCGGTCAGTTGTTAGTAAACATCACTGCCTTAATCAATGGATGCTTCCCAACCATCAGCCCCTTTGTTCTCATGCGTCACGGCTTCAGTGTATACAGGCTGTGCTTTGTCTGGATAAGGAATACAAAATCTCCTAATCTTATCACAAATATGTAA